A single Arcanobacterium canis DNA region contains:
- the mtrB gene encoding MtrAB system histidine kinase MtrB: MSPQSSNAFFGRLSHRIASLRERWQSSLSTRTMVIIVVGGILGFFIAGAIVVSQIRGAVFNAALQTNIEQFSADATIAQDRFTQTSSPTSGQLQQVANSVVSSMYDPTRGLIGSVLVRSNGQGAPSVQILEPQVATSTQIRSLLTSELRSKTTAGQVSYMSVAVPGQESESPGLILGTALNIPSAGQYELYAAYSLSSQESLIRSTFRVLTFSVVALIVLLAFVSWLIMRLVLRPVQEASASAHQLAEGEFEARMEVRGTDELAQLARSFNQMASSLEDQFTKMERMSKVQTDFVSAVSHELRSPVTTIRMAGQLIFDKREELSPALRRSAELQHDQLKNLDMMLSDLLEISRYDAGGTSLATKPTDVGELARTVIELADPLAQDNGVAVSISVEGNPEAEIEPRRIERILRNLVVNALEHAEGNPVSVRIVGNDTAVAAEVMDWGIGLDEEQAAHVFDRFWRADSSRVRKTGGTGLGLTIAKEDALIHGGTLEATGVMGVGSTFLLTIPKTPHAPFVAPIELVAPEPRTADLTALTMHDEEEQ, translated from the coding sequence GTGAGCCCACAATCGTCGAACGCATTCTTCGGCCGCCTCTCGCACCGAATTGCGTCGTTGCGTGAACGCTGGCAATCATCGCTCTCCACTCGAACGATGGTCATCATTGTGGTCGGCGGTATCCTCGGGTTTTTTATTGCTGGTGCAATTGTCGTGAGTCAGATTCGCGGAGCGGTTTTCAATGCTGCTCTGCAGACGAATATTGAGCAATTCTCTGCCGATGCGACGATCGCTCAAGATCGCTTCACGCAAACATCGTCGCCGACGTCGGGGCAGCTCCAGCAGGTGGCAAACAGTGTCGTGTCCTCAATGTACGATCCCACCCGCGGATTGATCGGCTCAGTGCTAGTGCGCTCAAATGGACAAGGTGCTCCATCGGTCCAGATTCTTGAGCCGCAGGTCGCGACCTCAACCCAAATACGGTCGTTGCTTACCTCCGAGCTGCGCTCAAAGACGACGGCCGGGCAGGTGAGCTACATGTCTGTGGCAGTTCCTGGCCAAGAGAGCGAGTCTCCCGGTCTGATTTTGGGCACAGCGCTCAATATTCCGTCTGCCGGCCAGTATGAGCTTTACGCTGCGTATTCATTGTCCTCTCAAGAATCGCTGATCCGTTCAACATTTCGTGTCCTGACCTTCTCTGTCGTGGCATTAATCGTGCTTCTCGCATTTGTGTCGTGGCTGATCATGCGTCTAGTCCTCAGACCTGTCCAAGAAGCATCCGCAAGTGCGCATCAGCTCGCCGAAGGTGAATTTGAAGCGCGGATGGAAGTGCGGGGAACGGATGAACTTGCCCAGTTGGCACGATCGTTCAATCAGATGGCTTCCTCGCTTGAGGATCAGTTCACAAAGATGGAGCGAATGTCGAAAGTCCAGACGGACTTTGTTTCAGCAGTGTCGCACGAGCTACGCTCTCCGGTGACGACGATCCGCATGGCCGGCCAACTGATCTTCGATAAACGAGAAGAACTGTCGCCGGCGTTGCGACGAAGCGCTGAGCTTCAGCACGATCAATTGAAGAATCTGGACATGATGCTGTCCGATTTGTTGGAGATTTCCCGTTACGACGCCGGTGGCACCTCACTTGCCACAAAGCCGACCGACGTCGGCGAACTCGCTCGAACCGTGATCGAACTGGCCGATCCGCTCGCTCAAGATAATGGAGTGGCGGTATCGATCAGCGTGGAGGGAAATCCAGAAGCGGAAATCGAGCCTCGTCGAATCGAACGAATTCTTCGTAACCTTGTTGTCAATGCGCTCGAACATGCTGAAGGAAACCCTGTATCAGTACGGATCGTTGGCAACGATACGGCTGTGGCCGCCGAAGTGATGGACTGGGGAATTGGGCTGGACGAAGAACAAGCAGCGCATGTCTTCGATCGTTTCTGGCGTGCAGATTCCTCGCGTGTGCGCAAAACCGGTGGGACCGGACTCGGCCTGACAATTGCGAAAGAGGACGCCCTGATTCACGGAGGCACGCTTGAAGCAACAGGTGTGATGGGAGTTGGATCGACCTTCCTCCTGACGATCCCTAAGACTCCTCATGCGCCCTTTGTGGCGCCAATTGAGCTGGTAGCGCCGGAACCCCGAACAGCTGACCTCACTGCACTGACGATGCACGATGAGGAGGAACAATGA
- a CDS encoding LpqB family beta-propeller domain-containing protein: MKKLCVLLAVFSLVLAGCAALPTSGPVYVTAKPSASNGKVGFKAQSPSENATPEEIVQGFLAASAVGFSNDFSVAREFLTQSVASKWNPRVQVRIYPDVDNQSFSRAKSGAVRFTASASATLDTDGEYQSSAPDSTIVSEFSLVKNAQNQWRIAALDDGVMMPESLFSSIFRSVSVYFLSLNSDALVPVVYYFPEDRAATSALSALLSGPPSWLAGAVKSALPKGTALATPQVDVVDQVARVSLTAEAAGLHDAELGLMAAQVNATLKGLGGISEVQVSSGGAELDMSASADVPVYPYGQYPLLGMANNEIHERGVRDSGSIAFAVDPALKLTHLAQTYDPHGPVIALGNGSHSVYSISQSGAAHLLMNSRSSLVAPSTDRRGYVWSGAIKSDGKILATPVRGGPVMSFAVSALAGTEVIGVRVSRDGTRMIIVANASGTPSVFVVGILRDANGVPLGFADAAQMGVRLKAISDVAWVDASTLVMIGLEAGANDPALYSVPIFGPIRRLPGTFIPKSVTAGRGLDSVVVETPDALLEFDSGAWRKITPVLTQPAFPG; encoded by the coding sequence ATGAAAAAGCTCTGTGTGCTCTTGGCCGTTTTTAGCCTAGTTCTCGCTGGGTGTGCAGCATTGCCGACGTCGGGGCCGGTGTACGTGACAGCGAAACCGTCGGCGTCGAACGGCAAGGTGGGCTTTAAGGCACAATCTCCATCCGAAAATGCCACTCCTGAAGAGATCGTTCAAGGGTTTTTAGCTGCCTCTGCCGTGGGATTTTCTAATGACTTTTCGGTTGCGCGTGAGTTCCTGACCCAATCTGTTGCGTCCAAGTGGAATCCGCGCGTCCAAGTACGTATTTACCCCGACGTCGATAATCAATCGTTTTCGCGTGCGAAATCGGGTGCTGTTCGTTTTACTGCGTCGGCTTCTGCCACCTTGGATACCGACGGCGAGTATCAATCTTCCGCTCCCGATTCGACAATCGTCTCCGAATTCTCACTCGTCAAGAATGCGCAGAATCAGTGGCGAATCGCGGCTCTCGATGACGGTGTGATGATGCCCGAATCGCTTTTTTCCTCGATCTTCCGCTCCGTGTCGGTCTACTTCCTGTCCCTGAATTCGGACGCTCTTGTGCCCGTGGTGTACTACTTCCCAGAAGACCGCGCTGCGACCTCGGCTTTATCGGCGCTTCTGTCTGGCCCGCCGTCGTGGTTAGCAGGCGCCGTCAAAAGCGCGCTGCCCAAGGGAACCGCCCTCGCTACTCCGCAAGTCGATGTTGTCGATCAAGTGGCCAGAGTGAGCCTGACAGCCGAGGCTGCGGGCTTGCATGATGCAGAGTTGGGTCTGATGGCGGCGCAGGTCAATGCAACGTTGAAAGGCCTAGGAGGTATTTCTGAGGTTCAGGTGTCCTCCGGTGGTGCTGAGCTCGATATGTCAGCGAGTGCAGATGTACCGGTTTACCCCTATGGTCAATACCCGCTTCTTGGAATGGCAAACAATGAGATCCACGAACGCGGTGTGCGTGATTCAGGCAGTATCGCTTTTGCAGTGGATCCGGCCTTGAAACTGACCCACCTGGCGCAAACCTACGATCCGCATGGGCCAGTGATTGCGCTCGGCAATGGCTCTCACTCCGTCTATTCCATTTCCCAATCGGGAGCAGCTCATTTGCTGATGAACTCACGTTCTTCGCTTGTGGCGCCATCCACAGACCGACGCGGGTACGTATGGAGCGGGGCAATCAAATCTGACGGAAAGATTTTAGCGACTCCTGTGCGGGGAGGCCCGGTGATGTCCTTCGCTGTTTCCGCGCTCGCGGGTACGGAGGTTATCGGTGTGAGAGTGTCGCGTGACGGCACACGCATGATCATTGTGGCGAATGCTTCTGGGACACCGAGTGTTTTTGTGGTGGGAATCTTGCGCGATGCGAACGGCGTACCGCTAGGGTTCGCAGATGCAGCGCAAATGGGCGTGCGTCTGAAGGCAATTTCTGATGTCGCATGGGTTGACGCCTCCACGCTTGTCATGATTGGACTTGAGGCTGGAGCGAATGATCCGGCTCTGTACAGCGTGCCAATCTTTGGGCCAATTCGACGCCTACCGGGCACCTTTATCCCGAAGTCAGTTACTGCTGGTCGCGGACTTGACTCGGTGGTGGTCGAAACTCCCGACGCCTTGCTTGAGTTTGATTCGGGTGCATGGCGCAAAATCACGCCGGTTCTGACGCAACCCGCCTTTCCTGGCTAA
- a CDS encoding phosphoribosyltransferase family protein, whose product MTYCLGEYSSVRRRVIITWKNVTSAPLDRAVASVIPAVTPSLFPDAGGRISVIPAPSSPARTKRGMFVAGVIASEVARNNGWNEANVLRKAQRHWRADIERRIDTLLGRRRRGLRIEERAAKKRAVSCQSITGDVVLVDDVLTTGATLAGAARAVADAGGRVVGALVLASGKNPRRV is encoded by the coding sequence ATGACCTATTGCCTGGGCGAATATTCAAGTGTGCGACGCCGGGTCATCATTACATGGAAAAACGTCACGAGTGCTCCGCTTGATCGTGCGGTGGCCAGTGTGATCCCTGCAGTGACGCCTTCACTTTTCCCCGACGCCGGGGGTCGAATAAGCGTGATTCCAGCACCGTCGTCCCCAGCGCGCACGAAAAGAGGGATGTTCGTTGCTGGGGTGATTGCATCTGAAGTTGCACGAAACAATGGGTGGAATGAGGCCAATGTATTACGCAAGGCGCAACGCCATTGGCGGGCCGATATTGAGCGACGAATCGATACTCTCCTCGGAAGGCGCAGGCGCGGGCTCCGTATTGAGGAGCGGGCGGCGAAAAAGCGGGCGGTCAGTTGTCAGTCAATCACTGGCGACGTCGTGCTGGTAGACGACGTCCTCACTACAGGAGCAACGCTGGCTGGTGCGGCGCGCGCCGTGGCCGACGCCGGTGGCCGAGTTGTGGGCGCACTCGTTTTGGCAAGTGGAAAAAATCCGCGCAGAGTGTAA
- the hpf gene encoding ribosome hibernation-promoting factor, HPF/YfiA family: MEFVVKGRNADVSDRFRTHVEEKLEKVEQFAPRAQRVEVEIAHESNPAQAETSERVEITVIDKGPVVRAEAAASDRLAALDLASTKLFERLRRKHEKMKARRRRSVAKDEVPADLPLDDLLSKKPQEEPETERTIPTEPGEAIETQLGDSPAIVRQKLYEARPMSIEEAIDEMELVGHPFYIFIDEETKQPCAAYRRRGWTYGIIRLDATTADFGPGEA, encoded by the coding sequence GTGGAATTCGTAGTTAAAGGTCGCAACGCGGACGTTTCGGATCGTTTCCGTACCCATGTAGAAGAGAAGCTTGAAAAGGTTGAGCAGTTTGCTCCGCGCGCACAGCGTGTTGAGGTAGAGATTGCGCATGAATCCAACCCCGCACAAGCAGAAACCTCGGAGCGGGTAGAGATTACTGTTATTGACAAGGGCCCTGTGGTTCGCGCTGAAGCTGCCGCCTCGGATCGTTTGGCAGCTCTCGATTTAGCTTCCACGAAGTTGTTTGAGCGCTTGCGCCGCAAGCATGAGAAGATGAAGGCTCGCCGTCGTCGCTCTGTCGCAAAGGATGAGGTACCCGCGGATCTTCCGCTGGACGATCTCCTGTCGAAGAAACCTCAAGAAGAGCCGGAAACCGAGCGAACGATTCCCACTGAACCGGGCGAAGCAATCGAAACTCAGTTGGGGGATTCGCCGGCGATCGTTCGTCAGAAGCTCTACGAAGCACGTCCGATGAGCATTGAAGAAGCGATTGATGAGATGGAGCTCGTGGGGCATCCGTTCTACATCTTCATTGATGAAGAGACGAAGCAACCATGTGCTGCCTACCGTCGTCGTGGATGGACGTACGGAATTATTCGTCTTGACGCTACCACCGCCGATTTCGGACCGGGCGAAGCATAA
- a CDS encoding FAD-dependent oxidoreductase, whose translation MSERPLQVAVIGAGPAGIYASDILAKSDVDVQIDLYEKLPAPYGLVRYGVAPDHPRIKTIINALYNVLQRGDIRFVGNVEIGRDITFDELHEHYDAVVIATGADKDRPFTIPGADLPEVYGAADFVAWYDGHPDYPRTWPLEAKEVAVIGVGNVALDVARVLAKHVEDMMVTEIPQNVEEGLRASQVTDVHVFGRRGPAQVKFTPMELRELGQVPDVDIIVYPEDFEYDEGSEQAMASNKMTCQLTNILTDWVFQDPEELTASHRIHIHLLQQPVEVLGDNGHVSGIRMERTRLRGDQSVEGTGEFIDYPVQAVYTATGYKSSAIADAPFDDVAGIVPNAGGRVLRDGEPIPGMYATGWIKRGPVGLIGSTKSDAKETIDNLITDYKAGVFHATTENVGWDATKEVLDGRGVRYTSWAGWGLLEEFEKSLGAAVGRERIKVVQRETMTAISRGEEHDGKLY comes from the coding sequence GTGAGCGAACGCCCACTCCAGGTGGCAGTGATCGGTGCAGGACCGGCAGGTATCTACGCATCGGATATCTTGGCGAAGTCAGACGTCGATGTCCAGATTGATCTGTACGAAAAGCTTCCGGCACCGTATGGCTTGGTACGTTACGGCGTGGCTCCAGATCATCCGCGTATCAAGACCATCATCAATGCTCTGTACAACGTGCTTCAGCGCGGCGATATCCGCTTTGTTGGCAATGTGGAGATTGGTCGAGATATCACATTCGATGAGCTCCACGAACACTATGACGCTGTGGTGATTGCGACGGGAGCTGACAAGGATCGACCTTTCACTATCCCTGGTGCAGATTTACCCGAAGTTTACGGAGCTGCAGACTTTGTGGCGTGGTATGACGGGCATCCTGATTACCCGCGTACCTGGCCTCTTGAGGCAAAAGAAGTGGCCGTGATTGGGGTGGGGAACGTGGCATTGGACGTTGCTCGCGTGTTGGCAAAGCATGTTGAGGACATGATGGTGACTGAAATTCCTCAAAATGTTGAGGAAGGTCTGCGTGCCTCACAGGTGACGGACGTACACGTCTTTGGACGCCGTGGCCCGGCGCAGGTGAAGTTCACCCCGATGGAATTGCGTGAACTAGGCCAGGTGCCTGACGTCGATATCATCGTGTACCCAGAGGACTTTGAATATGATGAGGGTTCGGAGCAAGCGATGGCATCGAACAAGATGACTTGCCAGCTGACGAATATCCTCACCGATTGGGTCTTCCAGGATCCCGAAGAGCTCACGGCTTCACATCGCATTCATATCCACCTTCTCCAACAGCCTGTTGAAGTGCTCGGTGACAATGGACACGTGAGCGGTATTCGTATGGAGCGTACGCGTCTTCGCGGGGATCAAAGTGTGGAAGGCACGGGCGAATTTATCGATTATCCAGTTCAAGCTGTGTACACAGCCACTGGCTACAAGTCTTCCGCAATTGCCGATGCTCCATTTGACGATGTTGCAGGGATTGTTCCTAATGCAGGTGGACGTGTTCTTCGCGATGGAGAGCCGATTCCGGGAATGTATGCCACGGGTTGGATTAAGCGAGGCCCGGTGGGCTTGATTGGTTCGACCAAGTCCGATGCGAAAGAAACGATCGACAACCTCATCACTGACTACAAGGCAGGCGTTTTCCATGCGACGACGGAGAACGTCGGCTGGGATGCGACGAAGGAAGTCCTGGATGGGCGTGGCGTTCGCTACACATCATGGGCTGGATGGGGACTCTTGGAAGAATTTGAGAAGTCCTTGGGAGCTGCTGTTGGACGTGAGCGCATTAAGGTTGTTCAACGTGAAACGATGACAGCAATCTCGCGTGGCGAAGAGCACGATGGAAAACTGTACTGA
- a CDS encoding YajQ family cyclic di-GMP-binding protein, translated as MADSSFDVVSKYDRQEVDNAVNQAAKEISQRYDFKNVGASVTLAGETITMTANSPERVLAVWDVLQSKLIRRGLSLKQVDVGDGEPKASGKEFRLVGSLKEGIDQGNAKKITKLIRDEGPKGVKAQIQGDEVRVSSKSRDALQEVIALLKSAKLDVALQFTNYR; from the coding sequence ATGGCCGATTCTTCCTTCGACGTTGTGTCGAAATATGACCGCCAAGAGGTTGATAACGCAGTCAACCAAGCCGCAAAAGAGATCTCGCAGCGCTACGACTTTAAGAACGTTGGAGCCTCAGTAACACTCGCGGGCGAAACAATCACGATGACCGCAAACTCGCCTGAGCGCGTCTTGGCGGTGTGGGATGTGCTTCAGTCAAAGCTCATTCGCCGTGGACTTTCACTCAAGCAGGTCGATGTCGGCGATGGCGAGCCAAAAGCTTCTGGCAAGGAATTCCGTCTCGTTGGATCCCTCAAAGAGGGGATCGATCAGGGCAATGCGAAGAAGATCACCAAACTGATCCGCGATGAAGGCCCTAAAGGAGTCAAGGCACAGATCCAGGGTGACGAAGTCCGCGTCAGCTCAAAGTCCCGCGATGCACTCCAAGAAGTGATCGCACTGCTCAAGAGCGCCAAACTCGACGTCGCGCTTCAGTTCACCAATTACCGGTAG
- the rpmG gene encoding 50S ribosomal protein L33, with translation MASKSADVRPKITLACEVCKERNYITKKNRRNTPDRLELKKFCPKCNESTAHRETR, from the coding sequence GTGGCTAGCAAGTCAGCAGACGTTCGCCCTAAGATCACCCTCGCATGCGAGGTTTGCAAGGAGCGTAACTACATCACCAAGAAGAACCGCCGCAATACGCCGGATCGTCTTGAGTTGAAGAAGTTCTGCCCCAAGTGCAACGAGTCCACCGCGCATCGCGAGACTCGCTGA
- a CDS encoding UDP-N-acetylmuramate dehydrogenase codes for MSCEVFPEPPSGDIPDLIPAQSNRIAPSASSLAQLTTIGVGAKIGRYVEAFTREELIDVIRQADEAQIPLLVLGGGSNILASDEPFDGIVVRDMRVGCETVMEDGCGGAQMRALGGTPWDDVVRYAIEHEWRGLEALSGIPGAVGAAPVQNIGAYGQELSDTFAAATTYDRQTGEIKTLFLSDMKFAYRDSILKQSIPQWGYSPRWIVLDVLFHMLRGSMSLPIKYGQLASALGVDVGQSAPAWQVRETVLALRAGKGMILNDSDRDTYSCGSFFTNPILSADAAAQLPPDAPRYPAPEGMVKTSAAWLIDNAGFHKGFAIGENASLSTKHTLALTNRGQATGDDIRALARHIRDGVRQTYGVDLQPEPVVLGSGLDTINEN; via the coding sequence ATGTCCTGTGAAGTTTTTCCTGAGCCGCCCAGCGGCGACATCCCAGATTTGATTCCTGCGCAGTCGAACAGAATTGCGCCATCTGCGTCGTCATTGGCGCAGCTGACGACGATTGGTGTCGGCGCGAAAATTGGCCGCTACGTCGAGGCTTTCACACGTGAGGAACTGATCGACGTGATCCGCCAGGCGGACGAGGCTCAGATTCCACTACTCGTGCTCGGTGGAGGGTCGAATATTCTGGCGTCCGATGAGCCCTTTGACGGCATCGTCGTGCGTGATATGCGTGTGGGGTGCGAAACAGTTATGGAAGACGGGTGTGGAGGCGCACAAATGCGTGCCCTCGGCGGTACCCCCTGGGATGACGTCGTACGCTACGCCATTGAACATGAATGGCGTGGTCTCGAAGCGCTGTCTGGAATCCCAGGTGCGGTGGGAGCTGCACCGGTTCAGAACATTGGAGCCTATGGGCAGGAATTATCAGATACTTTTGCGGCTGCCACCACGTATGACCGCCAGACCGGAGAAATTAAGACGCTGTTTCTCAGCGACATGAAATTCGCCTACCGGGACTCTATCTTGAAACAATCGATTCCGCAGTGGGGGTATTCTCCGCGCTGGATTGTTCTCGATGTTCTGTTCCATATGTTGAGAGGATCAATGTCTCTGCCAATCAAATATGGGCAGCTCGCTAGTGCTCTCGGTGTCGATGTCGGCCAAAGTGCTCCCGCATGGCAGGTTCGCGAAACTGTGCTTGCTCTGCGCGCCGGCAAAGGGATGATTCTCAACGATTCCGACCGTGATACGTACTCGTGCGGTTCCTTCTTCACCAACCCCATTCTCAGCGCCGACGCTGCGGCGCAACTTCCCCCCGACGCTCCGCGTTACCCTGCGCCTGAAGGAATGGTGAAAACTTCAGCAGCGTGGCTTATCGACAATGCGGGGTTCCATAAGGGATTCGCAATAGGGGAGAATGCCAGCTTGTCCACAAAGCACACACTCGCACTGACCAATCGAGGCCAGGCGACGGGTGATGACATTCGCGCTTTGGCTCGCCACATTCGCGACGGCGTCCGCCAGACGTACGGGGTCGATTTGCAGCCCGAACCCGTTGTCCTGGGCTCTGGCCTGGACACTATTAATGAAAACTGA
- a CDS encoding adenosine deaminase — protein MRNLALLPKAHLHLHFTGSMRVSTLADMAAEEGIRLPENLTDNRALYVPADKRGWFRFQRNYDAARKVVRTETAMRRIVLEAAADDAREGSRRLEIQIDPTSYAPFVGGLTPALEIVLDAAIDAWHATGVQVGVIVAASRMKHPLDGRTLARLAAKYAGDGPGEVIGFGLSNDERRGNTADWEEAFAIAARAGLASVPHGGELLGPDHIRQVIDHLHPARLGHGVRSVEDPRLLDEIISRDIALEVCPASNVSLGVYTASDQVPLRTLLDAGATVALGADDPLLFLSRLTDQYEIARAQGLNDEQIAQLAKGSIRASLASQSDKRAWIAEVNQWLESES, from the coding sequence ATGAGAAATCTCGCGCTGCTACCTAAAGCTCACCTCCATTTGCACTTCACTGGTTCAATGCGCGTCTCGACGCTCGCTGATATGGCAGCGGAAGAAGGAATCCGTCTCCCCGAAAACCTCACCGATAATCGTGCGCTCTACGTTCCCGCCGACAAGCGTGGATGGTTCCGTTTCCAGCGCAACTATGACGCTGCGCGAAAGGTCGTTCGCACAGAAACTGCGATGCGCCGAATCGTCCTCGAAGCAGCTGCGGATGACGCCCGCGAAGGTTCTCGCCGTCTCGAAATCCAAATCGATCCCACGTCGTATGCACCATTCGTGGGAGGCCTCACCCCCGCGCTCGAGATCGTCCTCGACGCCGCCATCGACGCTTGGCACGCCACCGGCGTCCAGGTGGGTGTGATCGTCGCAGCTTCGCGCATGAAGCATCCCCTCGATGGGCGCACACTAGCGCGTCTGGCTGCTAAGTATGCCGGTGACGGCCCCGGCGAAGTCATCGGCTTCGGATTGTCGAACGATGAACGCCGCGGAAACACTGCCGACTGGGAAGAAGCATTCGCGATTGCAGCGCGCGCCGGCTTAGCTTCAGTTCCCCACGGCGGCGAGCTCCTGGGCCCAGACCATATTCGACAGGTCATTGACCATCTCCATCCTGCACGACTTGGCCACGGAGTACGTTCCGTCGAAGACCCCCGGCTCCTCGACGAGATTATCTCGCGCGATATCGCGTTGGAAGTGTGTCCCGCGTCTAACGTGTCCCTAGGCGTCTATACCGCGTCCGATCAGGTTCCATTGCGCACGCTCCTTGACGCCGGTGCCACTGTTGCGCTCGGCGCAGACGATCCGCTGTTGTTCCTCTCACGCCTGACTGACCAGTATGAAATCGCACGTGCTCAGGGACTCAACGACGAACAAATTGCTCAACTGGCCAAGGGCTCTATTCGAGCATCTCTTGCTTCACAGTCGGATAAGCGAGCATGGATCGCTGAAGTCAATCAATGGCTTGAAAGCGAATCATGA
- a CDS encoding phosphotransferase family protein produces the protein MLTLFLGEEFGLTSWRVHAIHHRVGGGVSVGYSVHGHREDAYVVASSARVDEASLTENAGHIFDYEGRRYFVWRFPFDPQLPGLALACKASALSDFLGTDVEVELLAYRPTRRAVVKATGEQTYFVKVVPRTSVQGVVARLTLASESLPTPELVRATDDGVVVSREVPGVPLSRFLASDPTPQDIDAMFVNLRSLLDAMSHRLVSLKPRKAWAQRADAYGVAAAAAFPAISDDAIELGKAIRRFVEVTDYGPVVPTHGDFYEANVFVDPKHWQISGIIDLDTLGPGHRAHDWGCLLGHMSVLEDLSPARYHGVARIVQRWRDLAAQEVGQAALGASAAGVVLSLVAGPAKARKRGWQGHCQARFDIARQWFSYAQGASDTI, from the coding sequence ATGCTCACATTATTTCTGGGGGAAGAATTTGGTCTGACATCGTGGCGTGTACATGCGATTCACCACCGTGTGGGTGGAGGAGTGTCGGTTGGCTATTCTGTACACGGGCATCGTGAGGATGCATACGTCGTCGCGTCGAGCGCACGTGTGGATGAAGCGAGCTTGACTGAGAATGCAGGGCATATTTTCGACTATGAAGGGCGACGTTACTTCGTGTGGCGTTTTCCTTTTGACCCACAACTTCCCGGGCTTGCTTTGGCATGTAAAGCCAGCGCACTGTCAGATTTTCTTGGAACGGACGTCGAAGTGGAATTGCTTGCGTATCGCCCGACGAGACGTGCAGTGGTGAAGGCGACGGGCGAACAGACGTACTTCGTTAAAGTTGTTCCGCGCACGTCAGTGCAGGGCGTCGTCGCGAGGCTCACACTCGCCAGCGAGAGCCTTCCGACGCCGGAGCTTGTGCGGGCCACCGACGACGGCGTCGTCGTGAGTCGTGAAGTCCCAGGCGTACCGTTGAGCCGTTTCCTTGCATCTGACCCAACACCACAGGATATCGATGCAATGTTTGTCAATCTGCGCAGCCTTCTTGATGCGATGTCACATCGTCTTGTGTCCTTGAAGCCACGCAAAGCCTGGGCACAACGAGCTGACGCATATGGGGTTGCAGCGGCGGCAGCTTTTCCTGCGATCAGCGATGACGCTATTGAGCTGGGGAAGGCTATTCGACGTTTCGTTGAGGTGACCGATTATGGGCCAGTAGTGCCGACCCACGGGGATTTTTATGAAGCCAATGTGTTCGTTGATCCAAAGCATTGGCAGATCTCAGGGATTATCGACCTCGATACCTTAGGGCCCGGACATCGTGCCCATGATTGGGGATGTCTTCTGGGGCATATGTCGGTCCTTGAAGATTTGTCTCCTGCGCGTTATCACGGGGTTGCGCGAATTGTGCAGCGCTGGCGTGATCTGGCCGCCCAAGAGGTGGGCCAGGCGGCGCTGGGGGCCAGCGCCGCCGGTGTTGTCTTGTCCCTCGTCGCAGGACCAGCGAAAGCGCGCAAGCGAGGGTGGCAGGGCCACTGCCAGGCTCGCTTCGATATCGCGCGCCAGTGGTTCAGCTACGCACAAGGTGCCAGTGACACTATTTAA